From a single Sulfitobacter sp. HNIBRBA3233 genomic region:
- a CDS encoding ABC transporter ATP-binding protein, with protein MSTPALELKGLKKSFGKAEIIRGIDLTIGKSERHAIIGPNGAGKSTLFNLITARFPPTSGTVKLHGEDLTGLQPFQINRKGLSRSFQITNIFPKMTVFENVRCALLWAQGYKYSFWNLVSRSRELTEGAEAILEQINLTERAQLPAGTLSYAEQRALEIGITIAGGANVIMLDEPTAGMSNTETDYIMDLILKVTEGKTLIMVEHDMGVVFGLADRISVLVYGEIIATDTPERVRADPKVQEAYLGAALEAEH; from the coding sequence ATGAGCACGCCAGCCCTCGAACTCAAAGGTCTGAAAAAGAGCTTTGGCAAGGCCGAGATCATTCGCGGCATCGACCTGACGATCGGCAAGTCCGAGCGTCACGCGATCATCGGGCCGAACGGCGCGGGGAAATCCACGCTGTTCAACCTGATCACCGCCCGCTTCCCGCCGACATCGGGTACGGTAAAGCTGCACGGTGAGGATCTGACCGGGTTGCAGCCCTTCCAGATCAACCGCAAGGGCCTGAGCCGGTCCTTCCAGATCACCAACATCTTTCCGAAGATGACGGTTTTCGAAAACGTCCGCTGCGCGCTGTTGTGGGCGCAGGGGTACAAGTACAGCTTCTGGAATTTGGTCAGTCGCAGCCGCGAGTTGACCGAAGGCGCCGAAGCGATCCTCGAGCAGATCAACCTGACGGAACGCGCCCAGCTGCCCGCGGGCACGCTCAGCTACGCCGAGCAGCGCGCGCTGGAAATCGGGATCACCATCGCGGGCGGGGCCAATGTCATCATGCTGGACGAACCCACCGCGGGGATGTCCAACACCGAAACCGACTATATCATGGACCTGATCCTGAAGGTCACCGAAGGCAAGACCCTGATCATGGTGGAACATGACATGGGTGTGGTGTTCGGTCTGGCCGACCGGATCAGCGTTCTGGTCTACGGAGAGATCATCGCGACCGACACGCCAGAGCGCGTGCGCGCCGATCCGAAAGTTCAGGAAGCCTATCTGGGCGCTGCATTGGAGGCAGAACATTGA
- a CDS encoding ABC transporter ATP-binding protein: protein MHAYYGKSHILQGVTMNVKEGEIVALLGRNGVGRSTTCKAIMGEVEPQGSVKFKGQEIAGKKAYEVANMGIGYVPENRDIFPGLTTRQNLTLGLKPGQKDGAGRWSMQMMFDMFENLDRRADVEASVLSGGEQQMLTMCRTLMGDPDFVMIDEPTEGLSPQMVQKVAEVLKAIAEKGISTLLVEQKLSIAMDIADRVYVMGHGKMVFEGTPAELKARDDVRKEWLEV, encoded by the coding sequence ATGCACGCCTATTACGGCAAATCACACATCCTTCAGGGTGTGACGATGAACGTGAAGGAGGGCGAGATCGTCGCCCTTCTGGGCCGCAATGGCGTTGGCCGCTCGACCACCTGCAAGGCCATCATGGGCGAGGTGGAGCCGCAGGGCTCGGTCAAGTTCAAGGGCCAGGAGATCGCGGGCAAGAAAGCCTATGAAGTTGCCAACATGGGCATCGGATACGTGCCAGAGAACCGCGATATCTTTCCCGGTCTCACCACGCGCCAGAACCTGACGCTGGGCCTGAAGCCCGGCCAGAAGGACGGCGCGGGCCGCTGGTCGATGCAGATGATGTTCGACATGTTCGAGAACCTCGACCGCCGCGCGGATGTCGAGGCATCGGTTCTGTCGGGCGGTGAACAGCAGATGCTGACCATGTGCCGGACGCTGATGGGCGACCCCGATTTCGTCATGATCGACGAGCCGACCGAAGGTCTGTCGCCGCAGATGGTGCAGAAGGTGGCCGAAGTTCTCAAGGCGATTGCCGAAAAGGGGATCTCGACCCTTTTGGTGGAACAGAAGCTGTCGATCGCGATGGACATCGCCGACCGTGTCTATGTGATGGGCCACGGGAAGATGGTGTTCGAAGGCACTCCCGCCGAGCTGAAGGCCCGCGACGATGTGCGCAAGGAGTGGCTGGAAGTCTGA
- a CDS encoding serine hydrolase domain-containing protein, with the protein MFDTDRLDRIATWMQGYIDARRFAGASVLISQGGKEVYYHQTGLRDVAGQTPFERDTVARIYSMTKPVTSLAIMQLAERGLFHLDAPVSDFIPSFAEMRALVPGATSIDQTAPCATPTLHQLLTHTSGLTYAFNPGLVGAAMAEAKVEFRANQGSLAEMCDRAAALPLAFAPGTRWEYSVAIDVLGRVVEVVSGKTLEQYFIDHIFDPLGMDETRFSVPTAARDRFAAAYTPLADGGFTVGKIAADADSLREIDGTDKSPFLNASLFGGGGGLVGTIDDYMKFCEALRTGGAGIIGPKTLDFMMRNHLPGEIASMGPQSFAEQPMEGMGFGLGGAVLLNPGRARAPGSIGDFSWGGMASTFFWVDPVLDISAVFFTQLIPSSAYPARPQLKALVHGALT; encoded by the coding sequence ATGTTCGATACCGACCGGCTGGACCGCATCGCCACATGGATGCAGGGCTATATCGACGCGCGCCGCTTTGCGGGCGCTTCGGTTCTGATTTCGCAGGGCGGAAAGGAAGTCTATTACCATCAGACCGGCCTGCGCGATGTCGCGGGCCAGACACCGTTTGAACGCGACACGGTGGCGCGCATCTATTCGATGACAAAACCGGTCACGTCGCTCGCGATCATGCAACTGGCCGAACGGGGGCTGTTTCACCTCGACGCGCCGGTGTCGGATTTCATTCCGTCCTTTGCCGAGATGCGCGCGCTGGTGCCCGGTGCCACCTCGATCGATCAGACAGCCCCCTGTGCCACACCCACGCTGCACCAGTTGCTGACCCATACCTCCGGCCTGACCTATGCGTTCAACCCCGGCCTCGTCGGAGCAGCGATGGCCGAAGCCAAGGTCGAATTCCGCGCAAATCAGGGATCGCTGGCCGAGATGTGCGACCGCGCCGCTGCCTTGCCGCTGGCCTTCGCGCCGGGCACACGGTGGGAATATTCCGTTGCCATCGACGTACTGGGGCGCGTGGTCGAGGTCGTCTCCGGCAAGACGCTGGAGCAGTATTTCATCGACCATATCTTCGATCCTCTCGGTATGGACGAGACGCGGTTTTCCGTGCCCACCGCGGCGCGCGACCGTTTCGCCGCCGCCTATACACCGCTGGCGGACGGTGGCTTCACTGTCGGCAAGATCGCGGCCGACGCCGACAGCCTGCGCGAGATCGACGGCACCGACAAAAGCCCGTTTCTGAATGCCTCGCTGTTCGGCGGCGGTGGCGGTCTGGTGGGGACCATCGACGACTACATGAAATTTTGCGAGGCGCTGCGCACCGGTGGGGCGGGTATCATCGGGCCGAAAACGCTCGACTTCATGATGCGCAACCATCTGCCCGGCGAGATCGCCAGCATGGGACCGCAAAGCTTTGCCGAACAGCCGATGGAAGGCATGGGCTTTGGCCTCGGTGGCGCGGTTCTGCTGAACCCCGGGCGCGCCCGCGCCCCCGGCAGCATCGGTGATTTCAGCTGGGGCGGCATGGCCTCGACATTCTTCTGGGTCGATCCGGTGCTGGATATTTCCGCGGTGTTCTTCACCCAGCTTATCCCGTCGAGCGCCTATCCCGCCCGTCCGCAGCTGAAAGCGCTCGTGCACGGGGCGCTGACATGA
- a CDS encoding branched-chain amino acid ABC transporter permease: MSDPYQDTKGAEPKKQITTRQVPASERMGAGSFIMTIAPWVVASAILMFLPVVFTNNSALTIMNQMSITIIFALAYNMLLGQGGMLSFGHAVYAGVGGFACMHIMNMSDFFASFPLPLLPIFGGLFGMGLAMIVGAFSTRSAGTVFAMISLGVGELIAACSVIIVAFFGGEEGVSGNRTYAQPFFGVEFLQQIEVYYLTAAWVIISAVLMYLWSRTPVGRMANAVRDNPERAEFLGYSARWVRFYSFVASGFFAGVSGALFAINYEILTEENLNTTSSGIILLVTFLGGVGFFFGPIIGAVAFTLLQTVLSLQTELWAFYAGVLFVATVMFFPGGLAGLIMMHVPAFKLGKARLLIVPYLKTFVPGLIGVFGLAALVEMTFHVRHSAQGDNDITVYWTTFDTHSALPWILFGAMALIGLGLVRATAGSLREAWNSANTAGGAA; this comes from the coding sequence ATGAGCGATCCATATCAAGATACCAAGGGCGCCGAGCCCAAGAAGCAGATCACCACACGTCAGGTTCCTGCCTCGGAGCGGATGGGCGCGGGATCCTTCATCATGACCATTGCGCCATGGGTTGTGGCCTCTGCGATCCTGATGTTCCTGCCGGTGGTGTTCACGAACAATTCCGCGCTGACGATCATGAACCAGATGTCGATCACGATCATCTTCGCGCTGGCCTACAACATGCTGTTGGGGCAGGGCGGGATGCTGTCGTTCGGACATGCGGTCTATGCGGGTGTGGGCGGCTTTGCCTGTATGCACATTATGAACATGTCCGATTTCTTCGCCAGCTTCCCACTGCCGCTATTGCCGATCTTCGGCGGGCTGTTCGGCATGGGCCTCGCGATGATCGTCGGCGCCTTCTCTACCCGGTCGGCGGGCACAGTGTTCGCGATGATCTCGCTCGGTGTAGGCGAACTCATCGCCGCCTGTTCGGTCATCATCGTTGCCTTCTTCGGCGGCGAGGAAGGCGTCTCGGGCAACCGGACCTACGCGCAGCCATTCTTCGGCGTAGAGTTCCTGCAACAGATCGAGGTCTATTACCTGACAGCGGCCTGGGTCATCATCTCGGCGGTACTGATGTATCTGTGGAGCCGCACACCCGTCGGCCGGATGGCCAACGCCGTGCGCGACAACCCCGAACGGGCCGAGTTCCTGGGCTATTCCGCGCGCTGGGTCCGGTTCTACAGCTTCGTCGCCTCGGGCTTCTTTGCCGGTGTGTCCGGTGCTCTTTTCGCGATCAACTACGAGATCCTGACCGAGGAAAACCTCAACACCACCTCTTCGGGGATCATCCTGCTGGTGACATTTCTGGGCGGTGTCGGCTTCTTCTTCGGGCCGATCATCGGGGCCGTGGCCTTCACGCTGCTGCAAACCGTTCTCAGCCTTCAAACCGAACTTTGGGCCTTCTACGCCGGTGTTCTGTTCGTGGCGACGGTGATGTTCTTCCCCGGGGGTCTGGCGGGGCTCATCATGATGCATGTGCCCGCGTTCAAGCTGGGAAAGGCGCGATTACTGATCGTTCCCTATCTCAAGACATTCGTGCCGGGACTGATCGGCGTGTTCGGTCTGGCTGCGCTGGTGGAAATGACATTCCATGTCCGCCATTCGGCACAGGGTGACAACGACATCACGGTCTATTGGACCACATTCGACACCCATTCGGCGCTGCCCTGGATCCTGTTCGGTGCGATGGCACTGATCGGTCTGGGTCTCGTGCGGGCAACCGCAGGATCGCTGCGCGAAGCGTGGAATTCGGCCAACACAGCAGGAGGTGCAGCATGA
- a CDS encoding VOC family protein, whose protein sequence is MIGYATIGVADMARAKTFYGELFAPKNAKVVMDQGRIAFLSAGRDKPMLAMCEPYDGKAPSPGNGQMIAFPCESKEEVDEMYARATGLGATDDGAPGQRIPDRFYGAYVRDADGNKLCFFVFG, encoded by the coding sequence ATGATCGGCTATGCAACCATCGGTGTCGCGGATATGGCGCGCGCCAAGACATTCTACGGCGAACTTTTCGCCCCGAAAAATGCGAAAGTGGTCATGGATCAGGGGCGTATTGCGTTTCTGTCAGCGGGGCGCGACAAGCCGATGCTGGCCATGTGCGAACCCTACGACGGCAAGGCGCCCTCCCCCGGCAACGGCCAGATGATCGCCTTTCCCTGCGAGAGCAAGGAAGAGGTGGACGAGATGTATGCCCGCGCGACCGGTCTGGGGGCAACGGACGATGGCGCACCGGGCCAGCGGATCCCCGACCGTTTCTACGGGGCCTACGTGCGCGATGCCGACGGCAACAAGCTGTGCTTTTTCGTCTTCGGCTGA
- a CDS encoding acetoacetate--CoA ligase, protein MTRVLWEPSEERANASTMADFERFLKDTRGLEFADYNAMWNWSVTELDAFWAAIWEFFGIRASTPYDRILGKRDMPGAEWCPGAMLNYTDQILKHAEGREDIPALISQSETLGRRELSWGALRAQVASVAHHLREMGVEKGDRVVAILPNTDAALVALLATASVGAIWSICAPDMGHVAILDRFRQIEPKVLIAQDGYVHAGKTIDRRKLLDGIGAGLPSVRHFVTLPVVGDLPDGHVAWDDLTGTEAPYDALPVEFDHPLWIVYSSGTTGNPKPIVHGHGGIALEAAKQSLHHDLRPGDRFSWLTSSGWIMWNAQWMALGQGATVALYDGAPNHPDMLAVWRFVAREKLTFFGAGAAFFSGCLKAGVSPREAVDLSALRSLGSTGSPLSSDGYDWIYSQVKQDVWLAPISGGTDLAGAFVLGHPSMPVRAGEMQCRALGNAVRAYDPEGRELIGEVGELVCTEPLPSMPLFFWGDEDGSRLFESYYDTYPGVWRHGDWISIAEDGSSIIYGRSDATINRRGLRLGSAEIYQAVEGLDEVLDSLVVDLEFLGRESFMPLFVVPAQGVTLDDALRDRINGAIRENVSARFIPNEIVEVSEIPRTLSGKKLEVPVKKLMLGGDPERVVNRDSMANPDSFDFFIAYADARAKS, encoded by the coding sequence ATGACCCGCGTTCTTTGGGAGCCGTCCGAGGAGCGCGCGAACGCCTCGACCATGGCGGATTTCGAGCGTTTTCTGAAAGACACCCGCGGGCTGGAATTCGCGGATTACAACGCGATGTGGAACTGGAGCGTTACCGAGCTCGACGCGTTCTGGGCCGCGATCTGGGAATTCTTCGGTATCCGCGCCAGCACGCCCTACGACAGGATCCTCGGCAAGCGTGACATGCCCGGTGCCGAATGGTGCCCGGGTGCGATGCTGAACTACACCGACCAGATCCTGAAACACGCAGAAGGCCGCGAGGATATTCCCGCGCTGATCAGCCAGTCGGAAACCCTTGGCCGGCGCGAACTGTCATGGGGGGCGTTGCGTGCACAGGTTGCGTCGGTGGCCCATCACCTGCGCGAAATGGGGGTAGAGAAAGGCGACCGCGTCGTCGCGATCCTGCCCAACACCGATGCCGCACTGGTGGCCCTGCTGGCGACTGCGAGCGTCGGGGCGATCTGGTCGATCTGCGCACCGGATATGGGCCATGTCGCGATCCTCGACCGTTTCCGCCAGATCGAACCGAAGGTGCTGATCGCGCAGGACGGCTATGTCCACGCGGGCAAGACCATCGACCGGCGCAAGCTGCTCGACGGGATCGGCGCGGGCCTGCCGTCGGTGCGCCATTTCGTAACCCTGCCCGTGGTCGGCGACCTGCCCGACGGGCATGTGGCATGGGACGACCTGACTGGAACCGAAGCGCCCTATGATGCGCTTCCCGTCGAATTCGACCATCCGCTCTGGATCGTCTATTCCTCCGGCACCACGGGCAATCCGAAACCGATCGTGCACGGCCACGGCGGCATCGCGCTGGAGGCGGCGAAACAGTCGCTCCACCACGATCTGCGCCCCGGCGACAGATTTTCGTGGCTGACCTCCTCGGGATGGATCATGTGGAACGCGCAGTGGATGGCGCTGGGGCAGGGGGCCACTGTCGCGCTTTACGATGGCGCGCCCAACCACCCCGACATGCTGGCGGTCTGGCGGTTCGTCGCGCGCGAAAAGCTCACGTTCTTCGGGGCCGGGGCCGCCTTCTTCTCCGGCTGCCTCAAGGCGGGCGTCTCCCCGCGCGAGGCGGTGGACCTCTCCGCGTTGCGCTCGCTCGGCTCCACCGGATCGCCGCTCAGCAGCGATGGCTACGACTGGATCTATTCACAGGTCAAGCAAGACGTCTGGCTCGCGCCGATCTCCGGCGGCACCGATCTGGCGGGCGCGTTCGTGCTGGGCCACCCCAGCATGCCCGTCCGCGCGGGCGAAATGCAATGCCGCGCACTGGGGAATGCCGTGCGCGCCTACGACCCGGAAGGCCGCGAGCTGATCGGCGAGGTGGGTGAGCTGGTCTGCACCGAGCCGCTTCCCTCTATGCCGCTTTTCTTCTGGGGGGACGAGGACGGCAGCCGCCTGTTCGAAAGCTATTACGACACATACCCAGGCGTATGGCGGCACGGCGACTGGATTTCCATCGCCGAGGACGGCAGCAGCATCATCTACGGGCGCTCGGACGCCACGATCAACCGGCGCGGCCTGCGCCTCGGCTCCGCCGAAATCTACCAGGCCGTCGAAGGGCTGGACGAAGTGCTCGACAGCCTCGTGGTCGATCTCGAGTTTCTGGGCCGCGAAAGCTTCATGCCCCTCTTCGTTGTGCCGGCCCAGGGCGTGACGCTCGACGATGCGCTGCGCGACAGGATCAACGGCGCCATCCGCGAAAACGTGTCGGCCCGGTTCATCCCCAACGAGATTGTCGAAGTCAGCGAAATTCCCCGCACGCTTTCGGGAAAGAAACTTGAGGTTCCCGTGAAAAAGCTCATGTTGGGCGGCGATCCGGAGCGCGTGGTCAACCGTGACAGCATGGCAAACCCCGACAGCTTCGATTTCTTCATCGCCTATGCCGACGCACGGGCCAAAAGCTGA
- a CDS encoding acyl-CoA thioesterase: MSTVADELLELLDIEQLEIDLFRGIGTGGETSTRIFGGHVIAQALMAAYRTVPDRLCHSLHAYFIRPGDPNIPVIYQVDRARDGGSFTTRRVVAIQHGKQIFNMSASFHIDEEGWDHQHPMPQVGAPEDWPSRDSLRETHADRLPEKHRADFLRERPIELREVAPRDFFNPEKADDRNHLWFRMEAAKGQGPQMQHCLLAYASDMNLLGSSLRPHGVTWFQGSVMSASLDHAMWFHGPIDFSDWHLYDLDAPWTGKARGFNRGSVFASDGRLVASTAQEGLVRPLTPKTGKARS, translated from the coding sequence ATGAGCACCGTTGCGGACGAACTGCTTGAGCTTCTCGATATCGAACAGCTCGAAATCGATCTGTTTCGCGGCATCGGAACAGGCGGCGAAACCAGCACCCGCATCTTTGGCGGCCACGTCATCGCGCAGGCGCTGATGGCGGCCTACCGCACGGTGCCGGACCGGCTGTGCCACAGCCTGCACGCCTATTTCATCCGTCCCGGCGATCCGAATATCCCGGTGATCTATCAGGTCGACCGCGCCCGCGACGGCGGTAGCTTCACGACCCGCAGGGTGGTGGCGATCCAGCACGGCAAGCAGATCTTCAACATGTCCGCATCCTTCCACATCGACGAGGAAGGGTGGGACCACCAGCACCCGATGCCGCAGGTCGGCGCGCCCGAGGACTGGCCGAGCCGCGACTCCCTGCGCGAAACCCACGCGGACAGGCTGCCGGAAAAACACCGCGCCGATTTCCTGCGCGAACGCCCGATCGAACTGCGCGAGGTCGCCCCGCGCGACTTCTTCAATCCCGAAAAGGCGGACGACCGCAATCACCTGTGGTTCCGGATGGAGGCCGCCAAAGGGCAGGGGCCACAGATGCAGCACTGCCTTCTGGCCTACGCCTCGGACATGAACCTTCTGGGATCCTCCCTGCGCCCGCATGGGGTGACATGGTTCCAGGGCAGCGTGATGAGCGCGAGCCTCGATCACGCCATGTGGTTTCACGGGCCGATCGATTTCTCCGACTGGCACCTGTACGATCTCGACGCGCCGTGGACCGGCAAGGCGCGCGGCTTCAACCGCGGGTCGGTCTTTGCCTCCGACGGACGTCTGGTCGCCAGCACCGCGCAGGAAGGGCTCGTGCGCCCGCTGACCCCCAAAACCGGCAAGGCGCGCAGTTAA
- a CDS encoding SDR family oxidoreductase, with protein sequence MELKDKIIVVTGAASGIGRAMCVRYAEEGAKHIACVDRDLAGAEETAQMMGGTAHQVDVSKQDQITAMIDKVEAEVGPIDLFCSNAGISVAGGVEVPDEDWQRIWEINVMSHVWAARHLVPKMSERGGGYLLNTSSAAGLLNQVGSAPYGVTKHAAVGLAEWLALTYGDLGIKVSVLCPQAVRTEMTRGHEDHVAAIDGMMEPGPVAEACVQTIRDETFLVLPHKEVAQYMKNKTDNYDRWIGGMRKLNRRFGRWDS encoded by the coding sequence ATGGAGTTGAAAGACAAGATCATCGTCGTCACCGGCGCCGCATCGGGGATCGGGCGGGCCATGTGCGTCCGCTACGCCGAAGAGGGCGCGAAACACATCGCCTGCGTGGACCGCGATCTGGCCGGTGCGGAAGAGACCGCGCAGATGATGGGCGGCACCGCGCATCAGGTGGATGTGTCGAAACAGGACCAGATCACTGCCATGATCGACAAGGTCGAGGCCGAGGTCGGCCCGATTGACCTTTTCTGCTCGAACGCGGGGATTTCCGTCGCCGGCGGCGTGGAAGTGCCCGACGAGGACTGGCAGCGGATCTGGGAGATCAACGTGATGTCGCATGTCTGGGCCGCGCGCCACCTTGTGCCGAAAATGTCCGAACGCGGTGGCGGCTACCTGCTGAACACCTCCTCTGCCGCCGGTCTGCTGAACCAGGTCGGCAGCGCGCCCTACGGCGTGACGAAACACGCGGCTGTCGGGCTGGCGGAATGGCTGGCGCTGACCTACGGCGATCTGGGGATCAAGGTCTCGGTGCTGTGCCCGCAGGCGGTACGCACCGAGATGACCCGCGGCCACGAGGACCACGTCGCGGCCATCGACGGCATGATGGAACCCGGCCCCGTGGCCGAGGCCTGTGTGCAAACGATCCGCGACGAGACATTCCTGGTGCTGCCGCACAAAGAAGTCGCGCAATACATGAAGAACAAGACGGACAACTACGACCGCTGGATCGGGGGAATGCGCAAGCTGAACCGCCGCTTCGGGCGGTGGGATAGTTGA